Proteins encoded within one genomic window of Actinoplanes octamycinicus:
- a CDS encoding glutamate-5-semialdehyde dehydrogenase has protein sequence MSVLEQAAAARIAAIDLAGATRAEKDAALLLMADRLVERTDDIVHANAVDVANARENGTSEAIIDRLALSPERVAAMADGLRQLAALPDPIGDVVRGSTLANGLELRQVRVPFGVVGMIYEGRPNVTADAAGICLKSGNAALLRGSRSAFSSNAAIVAVLRKAVADAGLPTNTIQLLDATTRDSVKELMRARGLVDVLIPRGGADLIKTVVEQSTVPVIETGVGNCHVYVDADADLEKALAITINSKTQRNSVCNAAESLLVHVEIADSFLPLVLEELGARGVTVHGDPRVAGYSDDVVPATEQDWGREYLSADIAVAVVDSLDDALDHIRQWGTGHTEAIVSESLGATRRFVAGVDAAAVVVNASTRFTDGGEFGFGAEIGISTQKLHARGPMGLPELTSTKYIVTGNGHTR, from the coding sequence ATGAGCGTGCTGGAGCAGGCGGCCGCGGCCCGGATCGCCGCCATCGACCTGGCCGGGGCCACCCGCGCGGAGAAGGACGCGGCGCTGCTGCTGATGGCCGACCGCCTGGTCGAGCGCACCGACGACATCGTCCACGCGAACGCGGTGGACGTGGCGAACGCCCGGGAGAACGGCACCTCCGAGGCGATCATCGACCGGCTCGCGCTCAGCCCGGAGCGGGTCGCCGCGATGGCCGACGGCCTGCGTCAGCTCGCCGCCCTGCCGGACCCGATCGGTGACGTGGTGCGCGGCTCCACCCTGGCCAACGGCTTGGAGCTGCGGCAGGTCCGGGTGCCGTTCGGGGTGGTCGGCATGATCTACGAGGGCCGGCCGAACGTGACCGCCGACGCCGCCGGCATCTGCCTCAAGTCGGGCAACGCGGCGCTGCTGCGCGGCTCCCGCTCGGCCTTCTCGTCGAACGCGGCGATCGTCGCGGTGCTGCGCAAGGCGGTCGCCGACGCCGGCCTGCCGACCAACACCATCCAGCTGCTGGACGCCACCACCCGCGACTCGGTCAAGGAGCTGATGCGCGCCCGCGGCCTGGTCGACGTGCTGATCCCGCGCGGCGGCGCCGACCTGATCAAGACGGTGGTCGAGCAGTCCACGGTGCCGGTGATCGAGACCGGCGTGGGCAACTGCCACGTCTACGTGGACGCCGACGCCGACCTGGAGAAAGCGCTGGCCATCACGATCAACTCGAAGACCCAGCGGAACTCGGTGTGCAACGCCGCCGAGTCGCTGCTGGTGCACGTGGAGATCGCCGACTCGTTCCTGCCGCTGGTGCTGGAGGAGCTGGGCGCCCGGGGCGTCACCGTGCACGGCGACCCGCGGGTGGCCGGGTACAGCGACGACGTGGTCCCGGCGACCGAGCAGGACTGGGGCCGGGAATATCTGTCGGCCGACATCGCGGTCGCGGTGGTCGACTCGCTGGACGACGCGCTGGACCACATCCGGCAGTGGGGCACCGGGCACACCGAGGCGATCGTCAGTGAGTCGCTCGGCGCGACCCGGCGCTTCGTGGCCGGCGTGGACGCGGCCGCCGTGGTGGTGAACGCGTCGACCCGGTTCACCGACGGCGGCGAGTTCGGCTTCGGCGCCGAGATCGGCATCTCGACGCAGAAGCTGCACGCCCGCGGGCCGATGGGGCTGCCCGAGCTGACCTCGACGAAATACATCGTGACCGGCAACGGGCACA
- the proB gene encoding glutamate 5-kinase: protein MREVVTGARRIVVKVGSSSLTTAAGGIDEQRLDSLVDVLGGLAGEGREVVLVSSGAIAAGLAPLQLRRRPRDLATQQAAAAVGQGLLIGRYTAGFARHGLTVAQVLLTVDDVTRRAHYRNAYRTLRKLLDLGALPIVNENDTVATEEIRFGDNDRLAALVAALVQADLLVLLSDVDALYTGSPSDPAARRIPLVRDDADLAGVTIGSAGRSGVGTGGMVTKVEAARIATGFGIPVVLTAAPLAAPALAGDEVGTLFEASASRPTARLFWLAHATAPRGRLHLDEGAVAAVVARRKSLLPAGITAVDGSFAAGDPVDLVDAGSGTPVARGLVNYDAVELPALLGRSTPELAAALGPGYEREVVHRDDLVLL, encoded by the coding sequence GTGCGGGAAGTGGTGACCGGTGCGCGCCGGATCGTGGTCAAGGTGGGGTCGTCCTCGCTGACCACGGCGGCGGGCGGCATCGATGAGCAGCGGTTGGACAGCCTGGTCGACGTCCTGGGCGGGCTGGCCGGCGAGGGTCGTGAGGTGGTCCTGGTCTCCAGCGGCGCGATCGCCGCCGGGCTGGCCCCGTTGCAGCTGCGCCGCCGGCCCCGGGACCTGGCCACCCAGCAGGCCGCCGCCGCGGTCGGCCAGGGCCTGCTGATCGGGCGGTACACCGCGGGCTTCGCCCGGCACGGCCTGACCGTGGCGCAGGTGCTGCTCACCGTGGACGACGTGACCCGGCGGGCGCACTACCGGAACGCGTACCGGACGCTGCGCAAGCTGCTGGACCTGGGCGCCCTGCCGATCGTCAACGAGAACGACACGGTGGCCACCGAGGAGATCCGGTTCGGCGACAACGACCGGCTGGCCGCCCTGGTCGCCGCCCTGGTTCAGGCCGACTTGCTGGTGCTGCTCTCCGATGTGGACGCCCTCTACACCGGCAGCCCGTCCGACCCGGCCGCCCGGCGGATCCCGCTGGTCCGCGACGACGCCGACCTGGCCGGGGTGACGATCGGCTCGGCCGGCAGGTCCGGGGTCGGCACCGGCGGCATGGTCACCAAGGTGGAGGCGGCCCGGATCGCCACCGGTTTCGGCATCCCGGTGGTGCTGACCGCCGCCCCGCTGGCCGCGCCGGCACTGGCCGGTGACGAGGTCGGCACGCTCTTCGAGGCGTCCGCCAGCCGGCCCACCGCCCGGCTGTTCTGGCTGGCCCACGCCACCGCGCCGCGCGGCCGGCTGCACCTGGACGAGGGCGCGGTCGCCGCCGTGGTGGCCCGGCGCAAGTCGCTGCTGCCGGCCGGGATCACCGCGGTGGACGGCTCGTTCGCGGCCGGCGACCCGGTCGACCTGGTGGACGCCGGTTCCGGCACCCCGGTCGCCCGTGGCCTGGTCAACTACGACGCGGTGGAGCTGCCGGCGCTGCTCGGCCGGTCCACTCCGGAACTGGCCGCGGCGCTCGGTCCGGGCTATGAACGAGAGGTGGTCCACCGTGACGACCTCGTCCTCCTCTGA
- a CDS encoding MGMT family protein, with product MTPEEYVEAVLTLVESIPEGRVMSYGAIADALAERSGRNSPRQIGGIMARHGGGVPWHRVVTSAGRLPPGHEREARARLLAEGVPLRGDRVRIDEAGWAPDGDRTGE from the coding sequence ATGACACCCGAGGAGTACGTCGAAGCGGTCCTCACCCTGGTCGAGAGCATCCCGGAGGGCCGGGTGATGTCGTACGGCGCGATCGCCGACGCGCTGGCCGAGCGCTCCGGCCGCAACTCGCCCCGGCAGATCGGCGGCATCATGGCCCGGCACGGTGGCGGGGTGCCCTGGCACCGGGTGGTGACCAGCGCCGGGCGGCTGCCGCCCGGCCACGAACGGGAGGCGCGGGCGCGGCTGCTGGCCGAGGGCGTACCGTTGCGCGGCGACCGGGTAAGGATCGACGAGGCCGGGTGGGCACCTGATGGAGACCGGACAGGCGAGTAG
- a CDS encoding class I SAM-dependent methyltransferase has product METGQASRTAYSAARYRAAHQVLEHGSIFRDPLALRVLGADAEDLARDAPRRGMRLFIAARHRFAEDHLAAAVSRGVGRLVVLGAGLDTFAYRNPHPGLQVTEIDHPDTQAWKRERLARAGIAMPAGLRYVGIDFEKESLADRLDLDEPAFFLWLGVAPYLTAEAFAETLGCIGGRVGNEVAFDYAQSPERMPAERRAALEARAARVAKLGEPWLSFAEPEEIAADLDKLGFAEIEDLGPAQLAARYFNRPDVPAETPGGHVLHARRR; this is encoded by the coding sequence ATGGAGACCGGACAGGCGAGTAGGACCGCGTACAGCGCGGCGCGGTACCGCGCCGCACACCAGGTGCTGGAGCACGGGTCGATCTTCCGCGACCCGCTCGCCCTGCGGGTGCTCGGCGCCGACGCGGAGGATCTGGCCCGGGACGCGCCGCGCCGCGGGATGCGCCTGTTCATCGCGGCCCGGCACCGCTTCGCCGAGGACCACCTGGCGGCTGCGGTGTCCCGGGGCGTCGGCCGGCTCGTGGTGCTGGGCGCCGGGCTCGACACCTTCGCCTATCGCAACCCGCACCCGGGCCTGCAGGTGACCGAGATCGATCACCCGGACACCCAGGCCTGGAAACGCGAGCGGCTGGCCCGGGCCGGCATCGCGATGCCGGCCGGCTTGCGATATGTCGGGATCGACTTCGAGAAGGAGAGCCTCGCCGACCGCCTGGACCTGGACGAGCCGGCGTTCTTCCTCTGGCTGGGCGTGGCGCCGTACCTGACGGCGGAGGCGTTTGCCGAGACGCTGGGCTGCATCGGGGGGCGAGTGGGCAACGAGGTCGCCTTCGACTACGCCCAGTCGCCGGAGCGGATGCCGGCCGAGCGGCGTGCCGCCCTGGAGGCCCGCGCCGCCCGGGTCGCCAAGCTCGGCGAACCGTGGCTGAGCTTCGCCGAGCCCGAGGAGATCGCCGCCGACCTCGACAAACTCGGCTTCGCCGAGATCGAGGACCTGGGCCCGGCCCAGCTCGCGGCCCGCTACTTCAACCGCCCGGACGTCCCCGCGGAAACCCCCGGCGGCCACGTCCTGCACGCCCGCCGCCGCTGA
- a CDS encoding IS110 family transposase: MWFCRDDGKVNGYMGQLIIGVDPHKRSATIEIINEREQVLARGRYGTDTGGYQQMLAAGRRHAGRVWAVEGCNGIGRHLAQRLVADGETVLDVPAKLAAKARNFDTGHGRKTDGHDAHHIAVTALRTPGLRRVHADGATVALRLLADRRDQLGATRTETINRLHQLLLELIPGGAKKNLTTDQARTLLERVSVPAGDIVTATRYQLAGDLADELTTLDTKIKAANRQLKTVLAATGTQLTSLNGIGPSGAARLLGDIGDISRFPTRGHFATWNGTAPIDVSSGDNHHHRLNRAGNRRINRVLHIMAITQLRFDTPGRAYYQRKRAEGKTAMEAMRALKRRLSDTVYRQMIKDDHTAQQTATGPGGHTGATLNSSAADPNPKIDTSEKSQPGPANHHPKTPLTPTP; encoded by the coding sequence GTGTGGTTCTGCCGCGACGACGGGAAGGTCAACGGGTACATGGGTCAGCTGATCATTGGAGTCGATCCGCACAAGCGGTCCGCGACGATCGAGATCATCAACGAGCGTGAACAGGTGCTGGCCCGTGGCAGGTACGGCACCGACACCGGTGGCTACCAGCAGATGCTCGCCGCCGGCCGCCGTCACGCCGGCCGGGTGTGGGCGGTCGAGGGCTGTAACGGCATCGGCCGGCACCTGGCCCAGCGGCTGGTCGCCGACGGCGAAACCGTGCTGGACGTCCCGGCGAAACTCGCCGCGAAAGCCCGCAACTTTGACACCGGGCACGGCCGTAAAACCGACGGTCACGACGCGCACCACATCGCGGTGACCGCCCTGCGCACCCCGGGCCTGCGCCGCGTTCACGCCGACGGCGCCACCGTCGCGCTGCGGCTGCTGGCCGACCGCCGCGACCAGCTCGGCGCCACCCGCACCGAGACCATCAACCGGCTGCACCAGCTACTGCTCGAACTGATCCCCGGCGGCGCGAAGAAGAACCTGACCACCGACCAGGCCCGCACCCTGCTCGAACGCGTCAGCGTCCCGGCCGGCGACATCGTCACCGCCACCCGCTATCAGCTGGCCGGCGACCTGGCCGACGAGCTCACCACCCTGGACACCAAGATCAAAGCAGCCAACCGGCAGCTGAAGACCGTGCTGGCCGCCACCGGCACCCAGCTGACCAGCCTCAACGGCATCGGCCCCTCCGGCGCCGCCCGCCTGCTCGGCGACATCGGCGACATCAGCCGCTTCCCGACCCGCGGGCACTTCGCCACCTGGAACGGCACCGCCCCCATCGACGTGTCCTCCGGCGACAACCATCATCACCGGCTCAACCGGGCCGGGAACCGGCGCATCAACCGGGTCCTGCACATCATGGCCATCACCCAGCTCCGCTTCGACACCCCCGGCCGCGCCTACTACCAGCGCAAACGCGCCGAAGGCAAAACCGCGATGGAAGCCATGCGAGCGTTGAAACGACGCCTGTCCGACACCGTCTACCGCCAAATGATCAAAGACGACCACACGGCACAACAGACAGCGACGGGTCCGGGAGGACACACGGGGGCGACTCTGAACTCCAGCGCGGCCGACCCAAACCCCAAGATCGACACTTCGGAAAAGTCACAACCCGGACCCGCCAACCACCACCCTAAAACACCCCTCACACCAACCCCTTGA
- a CDS encoding TetR/AcrR family transcriptional regulator, which translates to MSAANLRARVRAEMTEEIKQVARRHLATDGANLSLRAVARDLGMASSAVYRYFASRDELLTALIIDAYEAVGEAAAHAATPVADPGARWITIGHAVRDWALANPHQWALIYGSPVPGYQAPQDTIEPAIRVIMLLAETLRDALQAGRLTGVPEQPKGRFGAEMAAVAQHFGPDVPAHLVGATMYGFLHLCGAISAELFGQLNNTIEDDRRGFFEWQMHATAKFAGLSS; encoded by the coding sequence ATGAGTGCCGCCAACCTGCGCGCCCGGGTCCGGGCCGAGATGACCGAAGAGATCAAGCAGGTGGCCCGGCGCCACCTGGCAACCGACGGGGCCAACCTCTCGTTACGGGCCGTCGCGCGCGACCTGGGGATGGCCTCGTCCGCGGTGTACCGCTACTTCGCCAGCCGGGACGAGCTGCTCACCGCGCTGATCATCGACGCCTACGAGGCGGTCGGCGAGGCCGCCGCGCACGCCGCCACGCCGGTCGCCGACCCGGGGGCGCGCTGGATCACGATCGGACACGCGGTGCGGGACTGGGCGCTGGCCAACCCGCACCAGTGGGCGCTCATCTACGGCAGCCCGGTGCCGGGTTACCAGGCGCCGCAGGACACCATCGAGCCGGCCATCCGGGTGATCATGCTGCTCGCCGAGACGCTGCGGGACGCCCTGCAGGCCGGGCGGCTCACCGGGGTCCCGGAGCAGCCTAAGGGGCGGTTCGGGGCGGAGATGGCCGCGGTCGCCCAGCATTTCGGCCCGGACGTGCCGGCGCACCTGGTGGGGGCGACGATGTATGGCTTCCTGCACCTCTGCGGGGCGATCAGCGCGGAGCTCTTCGGGCAGCTGAACAACACGATCGAAGACGATCGCCGCGGCTTCTTCGAGTGGCAGATGCACGCGACGGCGAAGTTCGCGGGCCTTTCCAGCTGA
- a CDS encoding NAD-dependent epimerase/dehydratase family protein, whose product MSHVIIGSGPIGSGVARILAEQGERVRVVTRSGSGPEHPLIERVAADAADAGRLTELSRDAEVIYNCANPKYTEWADKWFPMNDAMIAAAKASGAVYAITGNLYGYGPQPGGRMTERTPLAATGRKGRIRIKMWEDALASGVRTVEVRASDYVGAGAVSTLSAVLLPAITKGRTAWAPGDVDAPHTFTYTGDMARALVTLARDERAFGQAWHVPSGPAITMRELAQRYCAVAGVPQVTVRSLPRFVMRTAGLVVPIARELAEMDYQFYAPFHMDSSLTERTFGLAPTDLEVALRETAAASEATAARRM is encoded by the coding sequence ATGTCGCACGTGATCATCGGTTCCGGTCCGATCGGCTCCGGCGTCGCCCGGATCCTGGCCGAGCAGGGCGAGCGGGTCCGCGTGGTGACCCGCAGCGGCAGCGGCCCGGAGCACCCGCTGATCGAGCGGGTCGCCGCCGACGCCGCCGACGCCGGCCGGCTGACCGAGCTGTCCCGCGACGCCGAGGTGATCTACAACTGTGCGAACCCGAAGTACACCGAGTGGGCCGACAAGTGGTTCCCGATGAACGACGCGATGATCGCCGCGGCCAAGGCGTCCGGCGCGGTCTACGCGATCACCGGGAACCTGTACGGCTACGGCCCGCAGCCGGGCGGCCGGATGACCGAGCGCACCCCGCTCGCCGCGACCGGCCGCAAGGGCCGGATCCGGATCAAGATGTGGGAGGACGCGCTGGCCAGCGGCGTCCGTACGGTCGAGGTCCGCGCCTCGGACTACGTCGGCGCCGGCGCGGTCAGCACGCTGTCCGCGGTGCTGCTGCCGGCGATCACCAAGGGCCGCACGGCCTGGGCGCCGGGCGACGTCGACGCGCCGCACACCTTCACCTACACCGGTGACATGGCCCGCGCGCTGGTCACTCTGGCCCGCGACGAGCGGGCGTTCGGCCAGGCGTGGCACGTGCCGTCCGGCCCGGCGATCACGATGCGCGAGCTGGCCCAGCGGTACTGCGCGGTGGCCGGCGTGCCGCAGGTGACGGTGCGCAGCCTGCCGCGGTTCGTGATGCGCACGGCCGGCCTGGTGGTGCCGATCGCCCGCGAGCTGGCCGAGATGGACTACCAGTTCTACGCGCCGTTCCACATGGACAGCTCGCTCACCGAGCGGACCTTCGGCCTGGCCCCGACCGACCTGGAGGTGGCGCTGCGGGAGACCGCCGCCGCGTCCGAGGCGACCGCCGCCCGCCGGATGTGA
- a CDS encoding gamma-glutamyltransferase, which produces MGSVAAGVAASHPATARTGVRILEAGGTAADAAVAAVLACCVAETIYTGIGGGGFATYFDARTGEVTCLDFFVAVPGLDGDRKPEPMVAVDVFFGGLPQIYSIGGASVAVPGVPAGLGEVHRRWGRLPWSEVVAPAAGLARTGVLLPAAHARTLKSCAPALAYGDGAAPYQPGGRLLESDELLFHHGLATAMDALAADGPEVFYTGEYADLLVATVREAGGTLGPADLASYRVAEAPVDNARLGDYRVCARHDLNRTVDTIGALPADLSRPGRAAGVAAALRNLGAQRLGDTTNVSVVDPEGNACVITTTLGLGAGVWLPGLGINLNSMLGEGELLTEELVPGRRMSSYMCPLVVIGPDDSLAVAAGSAGASRIRTALVDTLLGVLVDGLDVADAIARPRFHAVEDTIHAEHGCSVDELTVLREAGWQVVEWPDLNHYFGGVTAVGPAGAAGDPRRGGVGLLL; this is translated from the coding sequence ATGGGAAGCGTTGCGGCCGGCGTCGCCGCGAGCCATCCGGCGACCGCCCGCACCGGAGTGCGGATTCTCGAAGCGGGCGGCACCGCCGCCGACGCGGCGGTCGCCGCCGTTCTGGCCTGCTGCGTCGCCGAGACGATCTATACCGGGATCGGTGGTGGCGGGTTCGCCACCTACTTCGACGCGCGCACCGGCGAGGTCACCTGTCTGGACTTCTTCGTCGCGGTGCCGGGTCTGGACGGGGACCGGAAGCCGGAGCCGATGGTCGCGGTGGACGTGTTCTTCGGCGGGCTGCCACAGATCTACTCGATCGGCGGGGCCAGCGTGGCCGTGCCGGGGGTACCCGCCGGGCTGGGTGAGGTGCACCGGCGCTGGGGCCGGCTGCCCTGGTCGGAGGTGGTCGCCCCGGCGGCCGGCCTGGCCCGGACCGGCGTGCTGCTGCCGGCCGCGCACGCCCGCACGCTGAAGTCGTGCGCGCCGGCGCTGGCCTACGGCGACGGCGCCGCGCCCTACCAGCCGGGCGGCCGCCTGCTGGAGAGCGACGAGCTGCTCTTCCACCACGGCCTGGCCACCGCGATGGACGCGCTCGCGGCGGACGGGCCGGAGGTGTTCTACACCGGGGAGTACGCGGATCTGCTGGTCGCCACGGTCCGCGAGGCCGGCGGCACGCTCGGCCCGGCCGACCTGGCCAGTTACCGGGTGGCCGAGGCGCCGGTGGACAACGCTCGGCTGGGCGATTACCGGGTCTGCGCCCGGCACGACCTGAACCGGACGGTGGACACGATCGGCGCGCTGCCGGCCGACCTGTCCCGCCCGGGCCGCGCCGCCGGGGTCGCCGCCGCGCTGCGCAACCTCGGGGCGCAGCGGCTGGGCGACACCACGAACGTCTCGGTGGTCGACCCGGAGGGCAACGCCTGCGTGATCACCACGACGCTCGGGCTGGGCGCCGGGGTGTGGCTGCCCGGGCTGGGGATCAACCTGAACTCGATGCTCGGCGAGGGCGAGCTGCTCACCGAGGAGCTGGTGCCCGGGCGGCGGATGTCGTCCTACATGTGCCCGCTGGTGGTGATCGGCCCGGACGACTCGCTCGCCGTGGCGGCCGGCTCGGCGGGCGCCTCGCGGATCCGTACCGCGCTGGTGGACACGCTGCTCGGGGTGCTGGTGGACGGCCTGGACGTGGCGGACGCGATCGCCCGGCCCCGGTTCCACGCGGTGGAGGACACCATCCACGCCGAGCACGGGTGCTCGGTGGACGAGCTGACCGTGCTGCGCGAGGCCGGGTGGCAGGTGGTCGAGTGGCCGGACCTCAACCACTACTTCGGCGGGGTGACCGCGGTCGGCCCGGCCGGCGCCGCGGGCGACCCACGCCGCGGCGGCGTCGGGCTGCTCCTCTAA
- a CDS encoding MFS transporter, with translation MTPTGPSPVVIRASVLPRPVLAGYALGSLVTGAFGTVPGLLLLPYLTDTLGVAAGVSGLLVLLPKAWDVLVNPLAGRISDRTGSRRPFLLVAGLLLSVLFAAIFAAPFAGVAASATYVAVAFLAAATAYAFFQVPYVAMPAELTDGYGERTRLMTWRVAVLALAILISGALAPLIVETTGGGRIGHRWAGLFVAALIAVGTVGTFFGTRRAESRTAREAEPSLVAQLRVASGNAPFRALLLCWIVQAAGIGTMLAGVQYFADHVLRQETGGTFLFAAFVGPALLVMPLWTAIGKRWGKLRSLIAASLLFAAGALLLLSAEVLPAVPVYLIVALVGAGYAGQQVFAMAMLPDCIAFDTARTGRRQAGVFTGLWTAGETLGLALGPGIYALMLQVFGYVSSATGEAAVQDGTARLGVLLGFTVLPALLVGAGVVLLRGYQERINP, from the coding sequence ATGACGCCCACCGGTCCCTCTCCCGTGGTAATCCGGGCGAGTGTCCTGCCCAGGCCTGTTTTGGCTGGGTATGCGCTCGGTTCCCTGGTCACCGGCGCCTTCGGGACGGTGCCCGGATTGTTGCTTCTGCCGTATCTGACCGACACGCTGGGTGTTGCAGCCGGTGTATCCGGGCTCCTCGTGCTGCTGCCGAAGGCGTGGGACGTCCTGGTCAACCCGCTGGCCGGCCGGATCTCCGACCGGACCGGCTCCCGGCGGCCGTTTCTGCTGGTCGCGGGCCTGCTGCTGAGCGTGCTGTTCGCGGCGATCTTCGCGGCGCCGTTCGCCGGCGTGGCTGCCTCCGCCACCTACGTCGCGGTCGCCTTCCTCGCCGCGGCCACCGCCTACGCCTTCTTCCAGGTGCCCTACGTCGCGATGCCGGCCGAGCTGACCGACGGCTACGGCGAGCGGACCCGGCTGATGACCTGGCGGGTCGCCGTCCTGGCGCTGGCCATCCTGATCTCCGGCGCGCTGGCGCCGCTGATCGTCGAGACGACCGGCGGGGGCCGGATCGGCCACCGGTGGGCCGGGTTGTTCGTCGCCGCGCTGATCGCGGTGGGCACGGTCGGCACCTTCTTCGGTACGCGCCGAGCCGAGTCCCGCACCGCCCGGGAGGCCGAGCCGAGCCTCGTCGCCCAGCTGCGCGTCGCCTCCGGGAACGCCCCGTTCCGCGCGTTGCTGCTGTGCTGGATCGTGCAGGCGGCCGGGATCGGCACCATGCTGGCCGGGGTGCAGTACTTCGCCGACCACGTGCTGCGCCAGGAGACCGGCGGGACGTTCCTGTTCGCCGCGTTCGTCGGCCCGGCGCTGCTGGTCATGCCGCTCTGGACGGCGATCGGCAAGCGGTGGGGCAAGCTCCGCTCGCTGATCGCCGCCTCGCTGCTCTTCGCGGCCGGCGCTCTGCTGCTGCTCAGCGCCGAGGTGCTGCCCGCGGTGCCGGTCTACCTGATCGTCGCGCTGGTCGGCGCCGGATACGCCGGCCAGCAGGTGTTCGCGATGGCCATGCTGCCGGACTGCATCGCCTTCGACACCGCGCGCACCGGCCGCCGGCAGGCCGGCGTGTTCACCGGCCTGTGGACCGCGGGGGAGACCCTCGGCCTGGCCCTGGGTCCCGGCATCTACGCCCTGATGCTGCAGGTCTTCGGCTACGTCTCGTCGGCGACCGGGGAGGCGGCCGTGCAGGACGGCACCGCGCGGCTCGGCGTGCTGCTCGGCTTCACCGTGCTTCCGGCGCTGCTGGTCGGCGCCGGGGTCGTGCTGCTCCGCGGCTACCAGGAGAGGATCAACCCATGA
- a CDS encoding pyridoxal phosphate-dependent decarboxylase family protein, whose amino-acid sequence MIDALPEKGVPADQILSELRGLRSADLPTHGGRLFAYVYDPAVAGLDELARQAYALSASVNGLDPTAFPSLLAMENALVGAAARLLGGDDATVGSVTSGGTESLILAVKAARDAHPSIRDPRLVVPSTAHAAFAKAAHYLRVGLDVVPVKDLRADPSLISAAIGPDTVLVAASAPSYAHGVVDPIPAIAAVAAAHGVRFHVDACFGGWILPYLRRLGADLPPFDLSVPGVTSISVDLHKYAYAPKGVSILLHASEELRRPQYFAYADWPGYTMINPVISSTRSGGPIAAALATLRSLGDAGYLELAAATREAVGILADAVTAVDGVRLYAPPETSVVCLASAGVDLFVLADELAARGWHTQPQMAYRELPPTIHLTVTASVRDTAASFASDLSDAVAAAEARGPVQVPDLPPLSPEMITPDFIAGLAAGLGLGGGDFSRMAEVNTLLNAAPPALREALLTGFLSLLQRPAQGA is encoded by the coding sequence ATGATCGACGCGCTTCCGGAGAAGGGCGTGCCGGCCGACCAGATCCTCTCGGAGCTGCGCGGGTTGCGGTCCGCCGATCTGCCCACGCACGGCGGGCGGCTTTTCGCGTACGTCTACGACCCGGCCGTGGCCGGCCTGGATGAGCTGGCGCGGCAGGCGTACGCGCTCTCCGCCTCGGTCAACGGCCTCGACCCGACCGCCTTCCCGTCCCTGCTGGCCATGGAGAACGCGCTGGTCGGCGCGGCCGCCCGGCTGCTCGGCGGGGACGACGCCACGGTCGGCAGCGTGACCAGCGGCGGCACCGAGTCGCTGATCCTGGCGGTGAAGGCGGCCCGGGACGCGCACCCGTCGATCCGCGATCCGCGCCTGGTCGTGCCGTCCACGGCGCACGCGGCGTTCGCCAAAGCGGCGCACTACCTGCGGGTCGGGCTCGACGTCGTGCCGGTGAAGGACCTCCGGGCGGACCCTTCGCTGATCTCCGCGGCGATCGGGCCGGACACCGTGCTGGTCGCCGCCTCCGCCCCGTCGTACGCACACGGCGTGGTCGACCCGATCCCCGCCATCGCCGCCGTCGCCGCCGCACATGGCGTGCGCTTCCACGTCGACGCCTGCTTCGGCGGCTGGATCCTGCCCTACCTGCGGCGGCTCGGCGCCGACCTGCCGCCGTTCGACCTGTCCGTGCCCGGCGTCACCAGCATCTCGGTCGACCTGCACAAGTACGCGTACGCGCCGAAGGGCGTCTCGATCCTGCTGCACGCCAGCGAGGAGCTGCGCCGCCCGCAGTACTTCGCCTACGCCGACTGGCCCGGCTACACCATGATCAACCCGGTCATCTCGTCCACCCGCTCCGGCGGGCCGATCGCCGCGGCCCTGGCCACCCTGCGCTCCCTCGGCGACGCCGGCTACCTGGAGCTGGCCGCCGCGACCCGGGAGGCGGTCGGCATCCTCGCCGACGCGGTCACCGCCGTCGACGGAGTCCGCCTGTACGCGCCGCCGGAGACCAGCGTGGTCTGCCTGGCCTCGGCCGGCGTCGACCTGTTCGTGCTGGCCGACGAGCTGGCCGCGCGCGGCTGGCACACCCAGCCGCAGATGGCGTACCGCGAGCTGCCCCCGACCATCCACCTCACGGTGACCGCGTCGGTCCGCGACACGGCGGCGTCGTTCGCGTCGGACCTCTCCGACGCGGTCGCGGCCGCGGAGGCGCGCGGGCCCGTCCAGGTCCCGGACCTGCCGCCGCTCTCGCCCGAGATGATCACCCCGGACTTCATCGCCGGCCTAGCCGCCGGCCTGGGCCTGGGCGGCGGCGACTTCAGCCGGATGGCCGAGGTGAACACGCTGCTGAACGCCGCCCCACCGGCGTTGCGGGAGGCTTTGCTGACCGGCTTCCTGAGCCTGCTCCAACGCCCGGCGCAAGGTGCTTGA